Genomic DNA from Longimicrobium sp.:
AACGCAGATCACGGAGCGCGACATCACCTCGCGCACCCGCGTTTCCTGCCACACCAGCGCGTTGGCGTCCGCCGGGCGCTGCACGCCGGGAAGAAAGTGCCGCAGCAGGTCGCGGTCGCTCACCATCCCCAGCACCTCGCGGTTCTCGCCCACGACGGGCACCGCGCGCAGCTTGTGCTCGGCGATCATCTCCAGCACCTCCTGCACCGGCGAGTCGGGCGTGGTGCGAAAGACGCGCTGCGTCATCACGTCCCTCACCAGCAGCCGCGGCTGGATGGTGATCTCGCGGACGGACGGGATGGCCAGCACCTCGGCCGCGCTGCGCGACGCCACCAGGCGGTCGACGACGTCGTCGTGCCGAAGCACGCGCGCCAGCGCCGCCACCGTCTGCAGGTACAGCCCCGCGGCGGAAAGTGGGGCCAGCACCAGCACCACCACCTGCGCCACGGCGCCCGCGTCGCCCGGCGCCTCGGGCAGGGGCCGCGGCGCAATGCCGACGGCCACCACCAGCTCCTCCACCGCGTCGGTACGCAGGTGGGGCATCACCACGCGGTCGCCCACGTGGATCAGGTCGCGGACGCGAGTTGCGGTGAGCAGCTTGCGCAGCTTTTCGCGGTCGGGCACCGCGCCCGAGGCGACCAGCGTGCGCGCCAGCTGCGTGACGGCCTCGGGAATCGTGGCCGCCGAGAGCGGGGCGACGACGTGCTCGGGACGAAGGATCTCCGTCAGCCGAACCGCGCGCCCCGCCCGCGAGGGGGCCTCGCTCAGAGAACCTCCTGGATGAGCCCCACCACGTCCAGCGGCCGCTGGGCGACGGCGATCCCGTTGTCGCGGAAGGCCTGCAGCTTCTCCTCGGCCGTTCCCGCGCTCCCGGAGATGATGGCGCCCGCGTGGCCCATCCGCCGCCCCGGGGGCGCCGTCTGCCCCGCGATGAAGCCCACGACCGGCTTCGTCACGTGCTGCTTGATGTAGGCGGCCGCGTCCTGCTCGTCCGTTCCGCCGATCTCGCCCAGCATCACGATGGCCTTCGTCTCCGGGTCGGCCTCGAACGCCGCCAGGCAGTCGATGAACGACGTGCCGTTGATGGGGTCGCCGCCGATGCCCACGCACGTCGTCGTGCCGATCCCCGCGCCCTTGAGCTTGTAGACCACCTCGTAGGTCAGCGTGCCGGACTTCGACACCAGCCCCACCGGCCCTGGCTGCGTGATGTGGCCGGGGATGATCCCCACCTTGCTCTTGCCGGCCGAAAGCAGCCCCGGGCAGTTGGGCCCCAGGAGCCGCGCGCCCTTGTCCAGCACGTACGGACGGACGCGGGTCATGTCGAGCACCGGCACGCCCTCGGTGATGCAGACGATGAACGAGATGCCGGCGTCGGCGGCCTCGAACATGGCGTCGGAGGCGAAGGCCGGCGGCACGTAGATGACCGACGAGTTGGCGCCCGTCTCCTTCATCGCCTCTTCGACGGTGTTGAAGATGGGCACGCTCCCCTCGAACGTCTGCCCGCCCTTCCCCGGCGTGACGCCCGCGACCACGTTGGTGCCGTACTCCATCATCTGCTTGGCGTGGAACGAGCCGTCACGCCCGGTGATGCCCTGTACGATGAGTTGGGTGCTCTGATCGATGAAGATGCTCACTGGGCCTCCCCCTTGGCCAAAGCGACGGCCTTCTGCACGGCCTCGTCCATGTCGGTCATCGCGGCGAAGCCGTTCTCGGCCAGGATCTTCACGGCGATCTCCTCGTTGGTGCCGGTAAGGCGAATGACGATGGGCACCTTGATGTCGATCATCTTCGTCGCCGTCACGATGCCGTTCGCCACGTCGTCGGTGCGCGTGATGCCGCCGAAGATGTTGAACAGGATGGCCTTCACCTGCGGGTCGGTGGTGATGATCTTGAGCGCGTTCACCACCTTCTCGGGGTTCGACGAGCCGCCGATGTCCAGGAAGTTGGCGGGCTCGCCGCCGTAGTACTTCACCAGGTCCATGGTGGCCATGGCCAGCCCGGCGCCGTTCACCACGCAGCCGACGTCGCCGTCGAGCTTGATGAAGGTGAGGTTCGCCTCGCGCGCCAGCACCTCGGCCGGGTCCTCGGACGATTCATCGCGCAGCGCCTCGATCTCGGGCAGCCGGAAGAGCTCGTTGTCGTCGATGTTGAACTTGGCGTCGATGGCCTTCACCTCGCCCGAGGGCGTGGTGATCAGCGGGTTGATCTCGGCCAGCGAGGCGCCCGCCTCGATGAAGGCCTTGTACAGCTGCTGGAGGATCCTGGCCGTGGCGCGAACCTGCTTGGGATCGCTGTACAGCTTGGTCGCCAGCAGGTGGGCCTGGTGGGGAAGGAACCCGTAGCGCGGGTCCACCGCCATCTTGGTGATCTTCTCGGGATCGGTGGCGGCCACCTCTTCGATGTCGATGCCGCCGGCGGCGGAAACCATCCACACCGGCGCCTTGCTGGCGCGGTCCAGGATGATGCCCACGTAGGCCTCGGTGGCGATGTCCTCGGCGGGGGCGATCAGCACCTTCTCCACCGTGAGGCCCTTGATGTCCATCCCCAGGATGGCCGCGGCCTTGTCGCGCGCCTCTTCGGGGGTGCTGGCGAGCTTCACGCCGCCGGCCTTGCCCCGGCCGCCCACGTGCACCTGCGCCTTCACCACCACGGCGCCGCCCAGCCGCCGGGCGATCGCTTCTGCCTGCTCGGGCGTGGTGGCCACCTCGCCCATGGGGACGGGAACCCCCTGTGCGGCGAGCAGCTCCTTCGCCTGGTATTCGTGGATGTTCACGGACGATCCCTGTTCGGGTTTAACAACAAGTGCGTGAGTGCGTGAGTGCGTGAGTGCGTTTCGACGCGGTGTTCACTCCCGCACTAACGCACTACCTCTGTTCCCGCCTGCCCCGCCACCGCTTCCCTGCCCTGGTCCAGCCGCGCGATGATGGCGCGGGTGCCTCCCCGGCGCACGAATTCGGCCGCGGCTTCCAGCTTGGGCGCCATGCTGCCGCTTCCCAGCCCACCGCCGGCCAAAAGCTCGTCCGCCTCGTCCACCGTCAGCCGCTCGATGGCACGCTGCTCCGGCGTGCCGAAGTCGCGGTACACGCGGTCGACGTCGGTCAGGATCACCAGCACGTCGGCGCCGATGTCGCGGCCCAGGATGGCGGCGGCGCGGTCCTTGTCCACCACCGCGTCCACCCCCTCCAGCCCGTACCGCGGATGCTCGTACACGGGGCACCCGCCGCCGCCCGCCGCGATCACCAGGTGCCCTTGGGCCACGAGGGAGCGGATCATCTCGCGCTCCACGATGGCCGTCGGCCGGGGGCTGGGGACCACGCGGCGCCATCCGCCCTTCGCCTCGGCCACCGCCCCGCCCAGCTCGGCGGCCAAGCCGCGGGCCGTCTCCTCGTCCATCGTGCGGCCGATGGGCTTGGTGGGCCGCCGCAGCTCCGGGTCGTCCGGATCCACCAGCACCTGCGTGACCATCGTCACCACCTGCCGGTCCACGCCGCCCGCGCGGAGCGCGTTCTGCAGCGACTGCTGGATCATGTAGCCGATCCACCCCTCCGTCCCCGCCACCAGCACGCCCAGGGGAAGCGGGGGAACCAGGTGCCGCGACTGCTCGTTGCGGATGAGCTCGTTGCCCACCTGCGGCCCGTTGCCGTGCACGATGGCGATCTGCCATCCCTCGCGCGCCAGCTCCACCACGGCATGCAGCGACTCGCGCGTGTGCCGGAACTGCTGGGCGATCGTCCCTTCTTCGTCCGGCTGGGCCAGCGCGTTGCCGCCCAGCGCGATCACCACGGTCTTCTGCGCCACGAACCCTCTGCAGCGGGGCGACATTCTACGCCTGCCGCAAAGGGGCGGCAAGCTGGGGTTTACGCCGTGGCGGGCGGGCTCGACGCGTCCACCCGGCCGCCGAGCGCGGCCACCACCTCCCGGGCCTCCGCGTCGCGCCCGGCGGGCACGGGAACGCGGATCTTCTCCCCCGAATGCCCCTTGCGCGTGCTCCAGCTGATGCTGAACTCCAGCAGGGGCGGCTTGGCCTCGGTGTCGTACCGCACGCCCTGGAAGCTGTACGTGTCATTCGAGAGCACGTGGTACTTGCCGTTGAGCAGGATGGCCGAGCCCGTGATCACCGCCTCGCCCGGCGCGGACTCGTTCGCCTTGCGGGCCAGGTAGGCCCTGCCCAGCAACCCGCCCGCGACGGCGACGCCCACCAGCCCGGCGGCGGCCATCATGGCATTCCCCTCGTCGCCGCCGCCCCTGCCGCTGCAGTAGCCCACCAGCAGGAGCAAGGTGCCGACGACGATCGCCTCCAGCCGTCGGCGCTTCCACTCGGCTTGCGTGTACTCGCGCCACTCGTCGGCGGTGTACGTCCATCGCGCCAGCACCAGCTCGCCGGACTGCAGGGCGACGCCCGGGCCGGACGGGATGGGCGATCCGTGCTCCATCGGCGGCGCGCCGACGGCGTCGCGCATGTCGCGCTGGTGCTCGCGCTCCACCAGCACGGCGCGGCGCCACTGCTTCCACATCTTCACGCCGCCGTACAGCATGCCCGCGCCACCCGCCGCCATGGCGACGAACACCATGCGCATGGGCCCGGTGTCCGACAGCGAGCCCACGACGCCCAGCGGCAGCGTGATGACGGCGCCCCACAGCACCAGCAGGGCCGCCACCGCGTTCAACGGACTGGACGAGTTCACCGCCATGCCGCGCGCTCCTGCTCAGGAGGAACGGGTTCGCACTGATACTTGAAGTGTACCCCCTCTCCCACGCTGTTTGTGGGAGAGGGTGGCACGCATGTCAGCGCGGCCGGGTGAGGGCCCCCGCGGAGCCGAGGCCCAGGCATCCGTAACCGCTGCCGCGCCCGACCGAGTACGCACCCGCGGCTAGATCCTTCGGCCCGCGAGGCTCGGCATGCGGGTCAGTACGGCGCGCCTGGGCCTCAGGATGACAGGGCTTGGAGGCGCCACCCGGACACCCGGGAACGCCCCACACTGGCTCCCTTCCCCCGCGCAGTTTGCGGGGGAAGGGTTGGGGATGGGGGGCGCCGGCCCGAACACCGAACCTGGCCCGATGCACCACCCCCGAAGTGTACCCCCTCTCCCACGCTGTTTGTGGGAGAGGGTGGCACGCGTGTCAGCGCGGCCGGGTGAGGGCCCCCGCGGAGCCGAGGCCTCGGCTTCAGTGATCGCTGCCGCGCCCAACCGAGTACGCATCCGCGGCTGGATCCTTCGGCCCGCGAGGCCCGGCGTGCGGGCGAGTACCCTGCGCCTGGGCCTCAGGATGACAGGGCCTGGATCGCGCACCCGACCTCTGGGACGCCCCACACTGGCTCCCTTCCCCCGCGCAGTTTGCGGGGGAAGGGTTGGGGATGGGGGGCGCCGGCCCGAGCACCGAACCTGGCCCGACGCCCCCAAACCCGGTGAGGCCCCCGTCAGTGCCCGACCGACGGCCCCCCGATGCCCTCGCCCTGCAGCCAGCCTTCCATCGTGGAGCGGATCTCCTGCAGCCGCTCGGCGGAGCGCGCCTCGTAGCGCGCCACCAGCACCGGCTCGGTGTTCGAGGCGCGGATCAGCCCCCAGCCGTCGCCGAACAGCACGCGCGCGCCATCCACGTCGATCACGTCGTGGTCCTTGCGGAAGTGTTCCGTCGCGCGGCCCACGATCTCGAACTTGGTCTCTTCCGTGGCCGGGTAGCGCAGCTCGGCGGTGGAAACGAACTGCGGGAACTCGGCCAGCCAGGCGCTGAGCGGGCGGCCGCTGCGCGCCACGATGTCGATCAGCAGCAGCGCGCCGTACAGCGCGTCGTCGAAGCCGTAGTAGTCGTCGCCGAACATGATGTGGCCCGACAGCTCGCCGGCCAGGAGCGCGTGCTCCTCCTTCATCCGCTCCTTGATCAGCGAGTGGCCGGTGGCGTTCATGAGCGCCACGCCGCCGTTGCTTTCCAGCACCTCGGTCAGCTGCTGCGAGCACTTGACGTCGAGCACCACCTTCTGCCCCGGCCCGTGCTTCTGGAGCAGGTCCAGCCCGTACAGCAGCAGCAGCGTGTCGCCCCGGACGATGCCGCCCTGGTCGTCGATGGCGCCGATGCGGTCGGCGTCGCCGTCGAAGGCCACGCCCAGGTCCGCCCCCGTCTCCTTCACCTTGGCGATGATGTCGACCAGGTTCTTGTCGACCACCGGATCCGGGTGGTGGTTCGGAAAGGTGCCGTCCGACTCGCAGAAGATGGGGATCACCTCCACGTTCGGCCCCAGCGCGCGCAGCAGCTCCACCGCCACGATGGAGCCGGTGCCGTTGCCGCAGTCCACGACCACCTTGATCGGCCGGTCGATGGTGAACTTGGCCGCCAGCACCTGCACGTACTCGCCCAGCACCTCGCGGTTCTCCACCGCGCCCTCGCCAGACTCGTAGTCGCTTTCGGCGATCATCCGGCGGATCTCCTGGATGGAGTCGCCGAAGATGGAGCGCCCGCCCAGCGTCATCTTGAAGCCGTTGTACTGGGGCGGGTTGTGCGAGCCCGTCACCTGCAGCCCGCCGTCCAGCCCCCAGTGCGCCACGCTGAAGCTGTGCGCCGGCGTGGGCACCAGCCCCACGTCCACCACGCGCGCGCCCGCGGCCACCATGCCGCGCGAAACGGCGTCGGCCAGCTCGTTGCTGGTCAGGCGGTTGTCGCGGCCCAGGGCCAGCACCGGCTGGTCCTTGCCCAGGCGGCGGCGCGCCAGCGAGGCGTAGGCGCGGCCGATCTGCTCGGCCACCTGCGCGGTGACGTCGGGTCCCACCACGCCACGGATGTCGTACTGACGGAAGATATGCGGATTGACGGTCGTCATCGGTGCCGGCTCAGGCTTTGGGTCCAGGAAAAAACACGGCGCCCCCCGCCGCCGGGGGGCGCCCGTTCACTGCTACAATTAGCGGTCCAGCAGAACGGCGACGGCCTCGATCTCCACCGCCACGTCGCGCGGAAGCCGCGCCACCTGCACGGTGCTGCGCGCCGGCTTGTGCTCGCCGAAATGCCGCTCGTACACCTCGTTCATCCCCACGAAGTCGTTCATGTCGCGCAGGAACACCGTCGTCTTCACCACGGTGGAAAGGTCGGCGCCGGCCTCGCGCAGGATGGCGCCCAGGTTCTTCATCACCTGGTCGGTCTGCGTACCGATGTCGCCTTCCACCAGCTGCATGGACGCGGGATCGAACGGCACCTGCCCCGCGGTGAAGACGAAGCCGCTGGCGATGATCCCCTGGCTGTACGGGCCGATGGCGGCCGGTGCCTGGTCGGTCTGAACTCGTTGCATGGCAGTGCGTGAGTGCGTTTGTGCGTAAGTGCGAAAGAACGCGTCAGCGGTCTTCCGTGCGGCGGCCGTCGGGCAGCATGGCGCGAAGCTCGTCCGGCGTCACCACGGCCACGCCGTCCTTTCCCACCTCGATGCCGGCCGCCAGGTTCGCCAGCACGGCGGCTTCCTCGATCGTGGCGCCCGCCGCCAGGCCCACGGCGACGAACGCCGTCACCGTGTCGCCTGCGCCGGATACGTCGTACACCTGCCGCGCGACGGTCGGAATGCGGAGCGTTTCGCCCTGCTCGGAGCGCAGCGCCATGCCGTGCTCGCCCAGCGTCAGCAGCAGGTGCCGGGCGCCGACCCGAACGCGGGCTTCCTCCAGCCAGGCGTCGTCATCCGCCTTCAGCGGCTGCCCCAGGGCGGCGCTCAGCTCCACCGCGTTGGGCTTGAACACCGTCGCCCCGCCGAACTCGAAGAAGTTGCGGAACTTGGGGTCCACCACGCTGGGGATGCCCGCCTGGGCCGCGGCCTCGAGGGCGGCGCGGATCACCGAGGGCACCAGCACGCCCTTGTTGTAGTCTTCCAGCACCAGCGCGTCGCACTCCGCCACCGCCTCGCGCACGGCGCGCGCCAGCTCGGCCGCGCAGTCGCCGCCCACGTCGTCGTCGCGCTCGCGGTCGAACCTCACCACCTGCTGGTGCCGCGCAACGACGCGCGTCTTGGTGGTCGTCGGGCGGCTGGCGTGCTCCACCAGCAGGGGGCGCACGGTGCCGCCGTGCAGCTCCGTCAGCGCGGCGCGCACCTGCAGCCCCGCCGCGTCCGCGCCCACCATGCCGATGAGCGCGCAGTCCACGCCGAGCGCCACGACGTTGGCCGCCACGTTCGCGGCACCCCCGAGCGCCAGGCGCTCTTCGGTGACCTGGACCACGGGCACGGGCGCTTCGGGGGAGATGCGCGACACGGCGCCGACGAGATAGACGTCTAGCATCAGGTCGCCTACCACCGCCACGCGCAGCCCCCTGCACCGCTCCAGGATCTCTTCCAGCCGCGCGCGTGTCAGCCGCTCCATCCCGCCCTCGTTCAGCCCCCGTGCAGCACCCGGCCACGGCCAGGAAAAGAGGCGGGCAATTTAGACACTCGGCGGAACGGTGTCAAAGGTGGCCCGGCAGACGGCACAGGCGATATTATCGGCCGAGTCCCCGGTCCTCCCCTGCCCTGACGCCGCCGCCGACGTGAATCCCGATCGCGCATTCGTCCCGCTGAACTTCGAGAGCCGTCCCGAGGACGAGATGCTTCGCCGTGCGGGCGAGTTCTACGCGGAGATGAACCGGCGGCGCACGACTCGCCACTTCGCGGACCGGGCGGTGCCGCGCGAGCTGATCGAGTACGCGATCCGCACGGCAGGCACGGCTCCGTCCGGCGCGCACCAGCAGCCGTGGACCTTCGTGGTGGTGGGCGACGCGGAGATGAAGCGGCAGATGCGCGAGGCGGCCGAAGAGGAGGAGCGCGTCAACTACCGCGGACGAATGCCGCCCGAGTGGCTGCAGGCCCTGGCGCCGCTGGGGACGGACGCGCTGAAGGAGCACATTACCACCGCGCCCTGGGTGGTGGTCCTTTTCCGCCAGCGACATGGGGTGAATGCGGACGGGAGCCAGCGCACCCACTACTATTCCACGGAAAGCTGCGGGATCGCGGCGGGGCTGTTCATTGCCGCCGTGCACCAGATGGGGCTGGCGACGCTCACCCACACGCCGTCGCCGATGGGCTTCCTCTCCGAACTGCTGGAACGGCCGGCGAACGAGAAGCCCTTCCTGCTGATGCCCGTGGGCTATCCCGCCGCCGACGCGCGCGTGCCGGACCTGTTGCGCAAGCCGCTGGACGAGATTTCCGCCTGGTTCGAGTAGCGCGAGAAGCCGGGACGAACAAAGACGCGGGGCCGGACCCACGGTGAGGTTCGACCCCGCATGTCGTTGCGCCGTCAGCAGATCACTCGCGGGCCTTGTCGCGCTTCGACAGCTTGCCGATCTCGATGTGCACGGCCGTGATGTCGCCCGCCAGCTCCGACATCTCTTCGGTAATGTCGAGAATGGCGCGCACCCCGTCGCCCCACACCTGGCCCACGTAGCAGTCGCCCGCCTTGAAGAGCACCCGCTGCGCCTCTTCGAGCATGTCGACGGCTTCCCAGATGATTTCCCGGGCCTTTTCCAGGTGGTCCGGCGCGGTGAGGTCGTCGCTCATTGTGGCGTGGGGCGGGTTCGATAGCGGGGATGCCCGTCTGTGGAGCTATACGATAGCACGGCGGAACGCGGCGCGCGACTCCCGCACGTGACGAGGAACGAAAGGGGCGCGGCCAGGCCGCGCCCCTCGCGTTCGTCATCACCCGCTGCGACGGCTCACGCCATCATCTTGCGGACCTCTTCCGTCATCCGCGGAAGGATCTCGTTCAGGTCGCCGACGATGCCGTAGTCGGCCACCTTGAAGATGGGCGCCTCGGGGTCCTTGTTGATGGCGACGATGTAGCGCGACGTGCGCATCCCCGCCAGGTGCTGCACGGCCCCGCTGATGCCCACGGCGATGTACAGCGTGGGCGACACCGTCTTGCCCGTCTGCCCCACCTGCTCGGCGTGCGGGCGCCAGCCGGCGTCCACCACCGCGCGCGACGCGCCGACGGCGCACTTGCC
This window encodes:
- the sucC gene encoding ADP-forming succinate--CoA ligase subunit beta; protein product: MNIHEYQAKELLAAQGVPVPMGEVATTPEQAEAIARRLGGAVVVKAQVHVGGRGKAGGVKLASTPEEARDKAAAILGMDIKGLTVEKVLIAPAEDIATEAYVGIILDRASKAPVWMVSAAGGIDIEEVAATDPEKITKMAVDPRYGFLPHQAHLLATKLYSDPKQVRATARILQQLYKAFIEAGASLAEINPLITTPSGEVKAIDAKFNIDDNELFRLPEIEALRDESSEDPAEVLAREANLTFIKLDGDVGCVVNGAGLAMATMDLVKYYGGEPANFLDIGGSSNPEKVVNALKIITTDPQVKAILFNIFGGITRTDDVANGIVTATKMIDIKVPIVIRLTGTNEEIAVKILAENGFAAMTDMDEAVQKAVALAKGEAQ
- a CDS encoding RidA family protein, whose amino-acid sequence is MQRVQTDQAPAAIGPYSQGIIASGFVFTAGQVPFDPASMQLVEGDIGTQTDQVMKNLGAILREAGADLSTVVKTTVFLRDMNDFVGMNEVYERHFGEHKPARSTVQVARLPRDVAVEIEAVAVLLDR
- a CDS encoding phosphomannomutase/phosphoglucomutase codes for the protein MTTVNPHIFRQYDIRGVVGPDVTAQVAEQIGRAYASLARRRLGKDQPVLALGRDNRLTSNELADAVSRGMVAAGARVVDVGLVPTPAHSFSVAHWGLDGGLQVTGSHNPPQYNGFKMTLGGRSIFGDSIQEIRRMIAESDYESGEGAVENREVLGEYVQVLAAKFTIDRPIKVVVDCGNGTGSIVAVELLRALGPNVEVIPIFCESDGTFPNHHPDPVVDKNLVDIIAKVKETGADLGVAFDGDADRIGAIDDQGGIVRGDTLLLLYGLDLLQKHGPGQKVVLDVKCSQQLTEVLESNGGVALMNATGHSLIKERMKEEHALLAGELSGHIMFGDDYYGFDDALYGALLLIDIVARSGRPLSAWLAEFPQFVSTAELRYPATEETKFEIVGRATEHFRKDHDVIDVDGARVLFGDGWGLIRASNTEPVLVARYEARSAERLQEIRSTMEGWLQGEGIGGPSVGH
- a CDS encoding nitroreductase family protein — encoded protein: MNPDRAFVPLNFESRPEDEMLRRAGEFYAEMNRRRTTRHFADRAVPRELIEYAIRTAGTAPSGAHQQPWTFVVVGDAEMKRQMREAAEEEERVNYRGRMPPEWLQALAPLGTDALKEHITTAPWVVVLFRQRHGVNADGSQRTHYYSTESCGIAAGLFIAAVHQMGLATLTHTPSPMGFLSELLERPANEKPFLLMPVGYPAADARVPDLLRKPLDEISAWFE
- a CDS encoding CBS domain-containing protein, with amino-acid sequence MSEAPSRAGRAVRLTEILRPEHVVAPLSAATIPEAVTQLARTLVASGAVPDREKLRKLLTATRVRDLIHVGDRVVMPHLRTDAVEELVVAVGIAPRPLPEAPGDAGAVAQVVVLVLAPLSAAGLYLQTVAALARVLRHDDVVDRLVASRSAAEVLAIPSVREITIQPRLLVRDVMTQRVFRTTPDSPVQEVLEMIAEHKLRAVPVVGENREVLGMVSDRDLLRHFLPGVQRPADANALVWQETRVREVMSRSVICVSEDQALAEVTGMLVSKDIERLPVVHDGQLTGFLTRGDILRKVFGFAAAPVDPDHEG
- the sucD gene encoding succinate--CoA ligase subunit alpha, with amino-acid sequence MSIFIDQSTQLIVQGITGRDGSFHAKQMMEYGTNVVAGVTPGKGGQTFEGSVPIFNTVEEAMKETGANSSVIYVPPAFASDAMFEAADAGISFIVCITEGVPVLDMTRVRPYVLDKGARLLGPNCPGLLSAGKSKVGIIPGHITQPGPVGLVSKSGTLTYEVVYKLKGAGIGTTTCVGIGGDPINGTSFIDCLAAFEADPETKAIVMLGEIGGTDEQDAAAYIKQHVTKPVVGFIAGQTAPPGRRMGHAGAIISGSAGTAEEKLQAFRDNGIAVAQRPLDVVGLIQEVL
- a CDS encoding carbamate kinase — translated: MAQKTVVIALGGNALAQPDEEGTIAQQFRHTRESLHAVVELAREGWQIAIVHGNGPQVGNELIRNEQSRHLVPPLPLGVLVAGTEGWIGYMIQQSLQNALRAGGVDRQVVTMVTQVLVDPDDPELRRPTKPIGRTMDEETARGLAAELGGAVAEAKGGWRRVVPSPRPTAIVEREMIRSLVAQGHLVIAAGGGGCPVYEHPRYGLEGVDAVVDKDRAAAILGRDIGADVLVILTDVDRVYRDFGTPEQRAIERLTVDEADELLAGGGLGSGSMAPKLEAAAEFVRRGGTRAIIARLDQGREAVAGQAGTEVVR
- a CDS encoding bifunctional heptose 7-phosphate kinase/heptose 1-phosphate adenyltransferase; protein product: MERLTRARLEEILERCRGLRVAVVGDLMLDVYLVGAVSRISPEAPVPVVQVTEERLALGGAANVAANVVALGVDCALIGMVGADAAGLQVRAALTELHGGTVRPLLVEHASRPTTTKTRVVARHQQVVRFDRERDDDVGGDCAAELARAVREAVAECDALVLEDYNKGVLVPSVIRAALEAAAQAGIPSVVDPKFRNFFEFGGATVFKPNAVELSAALGQPLKADDDAWLEEARVRVGARHLLLTLGEHGMALRSEQGETLRIPTVARQVYDVSGAGDTVTAFVAVGLAAGATIEEAAVLANLAAGIEVGKDGVAVVTPDELRAMLPDGRRTEDR